AACCTATGAACAATTCAAACCATTTAAATTTTGGAGTTAATACAGACTTATCTACAGTTAAATTCTGCAAGCCTGCTTGAAGAATATAGGCAATTTTCTTCTAAAAGCATTATCAATGTTGTTAAAGCGTTTGACGGTTAACTATCTCCATCGATTGCTTTATCGTTTTCAAAGAAAACTTTTGCATTTATTACACCATAACTTATTAATTTTTATTAATAGGTTGAAAATGAAAACATATATATAAAGATTTAAAAATAATTTCAAAGAAAATTTTTATAACCGAAGCTATAAGGTTATAAGTAATATTAAAAATGTTTTTTTAATGCTCTTCAAATATTTTCCCCGTTTTATTAATCCTTTCTAAGCGTTATAATCATCAAATTTATCTAATAATCAGATTAATTTATTAATTATTACAATATCGTAACTTATTGTAATAAAAATTTAATAAATTTTAACTAAAACTTAACCTAAGTTTCACAATAATGTAATAATTATTTGATACGATTACAAAATAACAATTTTACAACAATCCTTTGAATATTTATATAGTTTGTGAGGGTCGTTATTTTAATTTTTACAGATTATTTTAAATTTTTAAAGATCTTAAATATTTTAATTTTTTTTAATGTTTTATATTTTGACCCTAACTAATTATTGATTGGCAAGTGCATTCAGCAAGTAATAATTTATAAAAAAACAATAGTAAAATGACTTGGAGAAAAAAATAGATATTATGAATAACATGACGACAATTTTATCTGCCAATAGGCAATATGAAAGGATGACGATGAAGAAGAAGATAAATAATGGTTTATATTTTAAAAAATTAACATATATAATAGCGATAATTTTATTATTTTATATACCTGCGAAAGCCTTTTCAATGCAAAATACCGATACTCAATCCGCTAATTTTCAATATAAAAAAGGCTTAGGCGCAATAAATGGCAAATATTATTATACGGCGGTACAACATTTTCAAAAGGCAATAATAATCAGACATGATTTTTCTAATGCATGGGCACATATGGGTGTGGCTTTATATAAGTTAGGTTATCCGTCTCTGGGCATAGTATGTTTAGAAACAGCTCTTAAATATAATCACAAAATTATATGGGCAGCTAATTTGTTAAAAAAATATAAACTTTCAAAAAAACGTTAATTTAATTTAGTTATAGGATTATGCATAGGGACAACCCTGATTTGATAAGGATAAAAAAGAGTTTTCTTGATATTGCCAGTTTCAAAAATAAATAGTTAACAAAAATAACAAAAATAATAACAATTAAACTAACAATAACTTGGAGGAGTTATGAATAACAGAATTAAACAAGTAGCCGAATATCTTTCCTTATTTGTATTAGGGGATGGCTATTATCAAGATAATACAAAAAAGTATCAACGCCGATTTAAAATTAAATTAAACACCGAAAGGAATAGCAATTTAAATGTAAATTATTATAAGATAATTTTTAAAAGTCTTTTATTATTCATTGCCGCATGTATGATGCTTTTATTTAATACAGTGCTTGCAAATGCGGATAGTTCAATTAATAGTTCAACTGCTAAGATTAAAAAAACGCATAAAATTGCAGAGGTTACATCGCAGCAAATTTTGACAAAAACCAAAAAAGCTCTCAGGGAAATGAATAAAATATTAACCGCAAAAAAAATATTTAAATCAACTCAGACTGCGGCAGTTCTAAATAGAAAAGGAATGAAGCAAGCTCAGGATACAGGAGGAGGCGCCGTCCAAGCCTTACAATTATTGCCGGGAGTGAGGGTTTCAAGCTATGGCGGCAATAGCGGGCTTGCTAGAGATGAAATTGCTATCAGGGGTATTAAAGTTGGATGGTCTTCTGTAGCAGGCGATTTAGAAAAAAATGGCATTCAAATGTTATTTGACGGAATCCCTGTTACAAATCTTTCAGGCGCTAGTGGCGGTTTTGATTCTAATGAATACCCTATAGATCAATTTTTTAGCGGAATGAATGTTATATATGGTCCAGGTAATCCTGCTAGCAGATGGTATAATAGTTTAGGTGGTACAGTAAATATGATTCCAATTCAACCGACAATACGTCCATTTAATGAAACTAATTTTTCTTTTGGATCTTTTGATACATATACATTAGATGATGAAATGAGTACAGGTATGCACGACGGCTGGGACGGTGTAGCAGCAGCCGGTTATACGCATGCAGACACTTTTAGAACAGGACCGTTTAATGCTCCAGGTTATGGGTATGCATTTTTCGGAAAGTTAATAAAAATTTTTAACGGAAACTCATTTAGTTTAGGAGCCTATGCTTCAAGAACCCATGAATATAGACCTAATTTTATTCCTGTTTCTCCGATTTCAGGTATTACGACTGAAGGGTTAGATGCCAATGCGCCGTTATATAGTGAACAAACAAGTGGATATTATTCATCACTGCCGTACAATATGTGGTATAAATTATTATTAACTCAAACAACGATGCTTTATTCAAAACTTAATATAAATTTGACTAAAAATTTAGGACTGCATACTTTAGTGTGGTATAGACATGGTTTTAGAGAACACGATAGAGTAGATAATTATTTTTTAACAGCAGGAGAAGCGTCTTATTACGAAATGTGGCAACCAAATTCTAATACATATGGAGAGAAAATATATTCTAACTATAAAATTTTAAATAATAATTTAAAATTCGGAGAATATGATATATACGGAAGATTAAATTATAATTACTCTCCTTATACAAATACGGCTCCGACAAGCTATACAACTTATTATAATAATTATTTATCAATTTTTGCTCAAGATAAAATAAAATTATTAAAAAATTTAATTATTGAGCCAGGTCTGGATTATGTTGGATTTGACACAAGTGATTTTACAAATGAAACTTATTATCAATCAGCAGCTCCACCCGTAATTGCGCATATTTACCAATTAGAGCCATCTATCGGAATTAATTACCATGTTTTACATAATTTATCCTTATATGGAACTTGGGCTATTTCTTATCAAGCTCCAACGGCATCGGCATACGGTTATTCGAGTACTGTGAATGTTGCTGATACTGCTCCTATTAGAAATACAGATACTGAAGCAGGCTTTAAAGTAATGATAAAAAAAGATAAATATTTACATCATTTTGTTTTTAACGCAAATTATTTCCAGAATATATTATCCAATGAAACTATTTATATATATCAACCGTTTCCTACACCACATACTCTAGCTTCTAATGGCAGCGCATTTTATAAAGGAGTGCAAATAAGTGCCGCAGAAGACCCTTATACAAATTTACATCTTTATGCAAATTATACATATCAGAGTGCTAATTATAAAAATTTTTATTCAACAGTAAATCTTCAACAGTATCCTAATTATCCTGTGTCAAATATACCAAATTCAATTTATAATATCGGTGCTTATTATACTATTCCAGAAAATACAACAATTTATGATATTAAACTATGGGATATGTACACAGGATCGCAATATATGTTTAGTAATGTGTATGCAGGACCAACACGGCAAAAGATGCCATCTTATAATATCGTAAATTTCTCAATTAACGTTAAAACAGTTAATTTTGACAAAATGGTGCCTGGGCTAAGAAGCGTGCAATTAAGTGCTTCAGTTTATAACTTATTAAATAAGAAATTTAATTCAAATGAATATTTCTCAAGCGGTAGTTATTTTGGAGCAGGTGCAGGTGCAGTGTTGGCTAACCCCGGTGCTCCTAGGATGTTTTTTTTAAGTGCCACTATGAAGTTTTAAGTAAAATATATAAGTAATTAATAACTAAATATATATATATATATATTAATAACTAAATTAAATTAACAAGTTATAATGTGTTAATGTTAATAAAATTTTATGCCATAGACCAAATGCTCTGATCTATGGCATAAATTTATCTATTAATTATATAGTTATATTCGCCCCTATAGCTAACTAATAGGTGCCATAATTTATAAATAAATCAGTTGAAATGGAATAAGGATGAAGGTATTTTAAATTGTATGAAACTATATATATACTATATAATTTACATATCTTAAAAAAATTTTTCAGTTAAATAATTATATATTTTTTATAATATGATATAATAATGAAATCAATTTAGAGATTTTAATAATGACGAATTTTGAATTATCAACACACGCTCAAAATATGCTGAAAAGAGCGGAATATTTCCGAATAATGGCTATAAGATACTGTTGGTAATTAT
This genomic stretch from Candidatus Acididesulfobacter guangdongensis harbors:
- a CDS encoding TonB-dependent receptor, with the protein product MNNRIKQVAEYLSLFVLGDGYYQDNTKKYQRRFKIKLNTERNSNLNVNYYKIIFKSLLLFIAACMMLLFNTVLANADSSINSSTAKIKKTHKIAEVTSQQILTKTKKALREMNKILTAKKIFKSTQTAAVLNRKGMKQAQDTGGGAVQALQLLPGVRVSSYGGNSGLARDEIAIRGIKVGWSSVAGDLEKNGIQMLFDGIPVTNLSGASGGFDSNEYPIDQFFSGMNVIYGPGNPASRWYNSLGGTVNMIPIQPTIRPFNETNFSFGSFDTYTLDDEMSTGMHDGWDGVAAAGYTHADTFRTGPFNAPGYGYAFFGKLIKIFNGNSFSLGAYASRTHEYRPNFIPVSPISGITTEGLDANAPLYSEQTSGYYSSLPYNMWYKLLLTQTTMLYSKLNINLTKNLGLHTLVWYRHGFREHDRVDNYFLTAGEASYYEMWQPNSNTYGEKIYSNYKILNNNLKFGEYDIYGRLNYNYSPYTNTAPTSYTTYYNNYLSIFAQDKIKLLKNLIIEPGLDYVGFDTSDFTNETYYQSAAPPVIAHIYQLEPSIGINYHVLHNLSLYGTWAISYQAPTASAYGYSSTVNVADTAPIRNTDTEAGFKVMIKKDKYLHHFVFNANYFQNILSNETIYIYQPFPTPHTLASNGSAFYKGVQISAAEDPYTNLHLYANYTYQSANYKNFYSTVNLQQYPNYPVSNIPNSIYNIGAYYTIPENTTIYDIKLWDMYTGSQYMFSNVYAGPTRQKMPSYNIVNFSINVKTVNFDKMVPGLRSVQLSASVYNLLNKKFNSNEYFSSGSYFGAGAGAVLANPGAPRMFFLSATMKF